CGATAGGCACGAACGGGGCGTTCGCCGTGGCTGAAGCGTCGATGTTACCGCCTAGGACGTAATGCCCCGTCGGCGACATGCTGCGAAGGCCCGCTAAGGTCGTGATCGTCGTCGTGCCGGCCGTTTGCGCCGCCACGGCGTTTTGGCTCGCATCAGCGCCCGTGGGGCCTTCGTTACAGGCGAGGAGGGCGGAAATGGTGAGTATGAATACGGCTTCCTTGGGATGAATGTGGGTTTTCCCCGCCATTGCTTTTTTCATGGATCAAAAACCTCGCTCTTGGTTGAGAGGAAAAATCAGGGAGTGCGAAAGGGATCCCAGGGGTGAAGGCAATAAATGCAATTACCCGACAAGCCTTAGAAGCTTTCGACCTGAAGTTTGCACCACTTTTTTTAGCGAAGGGAAAAAAGGCCGATTCCTAGACCGTCTTCCATTTCCCCAGGGTGAAAAGCCATAGGGTGAAGAGGCCCACCGAGGTTTCCGAGAAGAAGACCCCCCAGAAGACGCCGGAATGCGCCCAACCCATGCGAATGGCAAGGAACCAGGATAGAGGAATCTGGATCATCCAAAAGAACACGATGTTGATGAGGGTGGGCGTGCGCGTATCGCCCGACCCGTTGAAGGCCTGGGTGGAGACCATCCACCATCCGTAGACGAGGAAGGAATAAGAAAGGATGCGCAGCCATCCCGAGCCGATGGCGATGACCTGCGCATCGTCGGTGAAGATGCCCATGAGCCGTACGTTGCCGAAGAAGTAGACGATGGAAACCGAGCCCAGGAACCACGTGTTATAGATGCCGATGCGCCAGACCGCGGATTCGGCCCGATCCGGATCCTTGGCGCCGAGGTTCTGGCCCACCAAGGTGGCCACCGCGTTGGACATGCCCCAGGCGGGCGTCAAGGTGAACAACATGACCCGCAGGGCGATGGTGGCCCCGGCCACGGCCTGGCTGCCCACGCTCGCGAGGATGCGCATGAGGAAGATCCACGACGTCATGGCCACGAGCATCTGCCCGATCCCGCCCAGGGAAGTCTTGAACACGCTCCAGGCCACCGCGGCATTCCAGCGAATATGTTCCCATTTCAAGGCGACCTTCTGGCCTCCCCGGAACAAGTAGTAGAATTGCAAAAGGACGCCCAGGCTTCGGCCCGTAGTGGTCGCGATGGCCGCTCCCTCCACGCCGAAGCCGTGTATGGGTCCCAAACCGAAGATGAACAGGGGGTCCAACAGCATATTGGCCAAGTTCGCGGTCCAAAGCACCCGCATGGCGATGGCGGGGTTGCCTGCTCCCCGGAAAACGGCATTGATCACGAAAAGGAGGATGATGACGGCGTTGCCGCCCAACAAGAGCCGCGTGTAGCGGAAGCCTTCCCGGAGGGCCCAGGCATCGGCCCCCATCAGGGAAAGCAGATCCTTGGCGAAGAAGATGCCGGCGACGGCGAAGGGGATCGAAACGAGGAGCCCGAGCAGGATGGATTGGACCGCGGCCGTGCCGGCTTCGTCGGGGCGTTTCTCGCCGATCCGGCGCGAGACCAGGGCGGTAACCGCGGTGGCGAGCCCCATGCCAACCGAGTAAAGGAGGAACATGAAGGTCTCGGTGATCCCCACCGTAGCCACCGCCGAAGGGCCGAGCTTG
This region of Fibrobacterota bacterium genomic DNA includes:
- a CDS encoding MATE family efflux transporter, which codes for MALHNGSLRTGFWRDLGNAIRGTDADYTRIDLKRAILLLAIPMVLELVMESTFSVVDIFFVGKLGPSAVATVGITETFMFLLYSVGMGLATAVTALVSRRIGEKRPDEAGTAAVQSILLGLLVSIPFAVAGIFFAKDLLSLMGADAWALREGFRYTRLLLGGNAVIILLFVINAVFRGAGNPAIAMRVLWTANLANMLLDPLFIFGLGPIHGFGVEGAAIATTTGRSLGVLLQFYYLFRGGQKVALKWEHIRWNAAVAWSVFKTSLGGIGQMLVAMTSWIFLMRILASVGSQAVAGATIALRVMLFTLTPAWGMSNAVATLVGQNLGAKDPDRAESAVWRIGIYNTWFLGSVSIVYFFGNVRLMGIFTDDAQVIAIGSGWLRILSYSFLVYGWWMVSTQAFNGSGDTRTPTLINIVFFWMIQIPLSWFLAIRMGWAHSGVFWGVFFSETSVGLFTLWLFTLGKWKTV